A segment of the Actinomycetota bacterium genome:
CTTCCGCAGCAACTGAGCTCCCTCCTCGAGAGATCCGCAGGTTAAGCTTAAGGGCCGGGGGTGACATTGCCGGGGTAACATCAAAAGCCGGTGTTGGCGTGCACGATATATAGCGGCGCCGGTGAGTCAGCGCGGATCCCCGGAATGGATCGAGAGACCGGTAAAAAGATCGATAAATACTCAAGCTAGCGGAGGAAAGCAGGGTCGAGAAAAGCTTGCCTTACCGTTGCGCAGCGTGGTGTAGAAGAGGCTTCATCAGTTGACCTATTTCGCCGCACAGGAGAGATTATCGAGAAGTCAAACCCAGCGATACCGCCCGTTCACGACCGGTGGCTATCATCGTCCTCCCCGCGGTGGAAATCCCGGAATAGGCGTTGAAGTGTCCCTGTGGCCCTTCATTCGTCCTCCCCGCGGAGGAGGAAATCCCGGTACAGCTTCTCCTCCGTCTCTTCTTTCAGCCGTCGGGTCATCAGCTCGTGCAAGACCTCGGAGGGCTCGCTCCGACCCTCGATCACTGCCTTCACCCCCATGGCGATGGGGGTTTCTACCCCCAGTCCTCCGGCCATCTCCGTTACCATGCGGGTAGTGTACACCCCCTCCACCACCATGCGGGTCCCGGACAGAACTTCCTCCGCCCGCTCCCCCCGGCCCAGGCTCTCGCCGAAGGCCCGGTTGCGGGAATGGCGGCTGATGCAGGTGACGATGAGGTCCCCGATTCCCGAGAGTCCGGAAAAGGTGATGGGATTGGCGCCCAACGCGGCCCCGAAGCGGGCCATCTCCGCCAGCCCCCTGGTGATGAGGCTGGCCTTGGTGTTGTCGCCCAGCCCCAGGCCGTCCAGAACCCCGGCGGCGATGGCGATGACGTTCTTGTAGGCTCCGCCCACCTCCACCCCGATGACGTCGGGATTGGTGTAGACGCGGAAATACTCGGAACTGAAAACCCTCTGCAGGAAGCGGGCCAAGTCACCCTCCCGGGAGGCTACGACTGTGGCGCTGGGCACCAGCCTGGCCACCTCCTCGGCGTGGTTGGGGCCGGAAAGCACGGCCACTCCCCGCCCAGCGGTCCTCCCCAGCTCCTCGGAGATGGCCACCGAAAGACGGCTTCCCGTGTGGTAGTCGAATCCCTTGGC
Coding sequences within it:
- a CDS encoding NAD(P)H-dependent glycerol-3-phosphate dehydrogenase; translated protein: MRITVVGAGSWGTAMAAHLHRLGHRVTLWAREREVAEGINLSGRNPYFLSDVPLPSGLRAEGDMECALAGCELAVMAVPSRWTREVAREMGRFLPADTPVLNLAKGFDYHTGSRLSVAISEELGRTAGRGVAVLSGPNHAEEVARLVPSATVVASREGDLARFLQRVFSSEYFRVYTNPDVIGVEVGGAYKNVIAIAAGVLDGLGLGDNTKASLITRGLAEMARFGAALGANPITFSGLSGIGDLIVTCISRHSRNRAFGESLGRGERAEEVLSGTRMVVEGVYTTRMVTEMAGGLGVETPIAMGVKAVIEGRSEPSEVLHELMTRRLKEETEEKLYRDFLLRGEDE